One part of the Phoenix dactylifera cultivar Barhee BC4 chromosome 4, palm_55x_up_171113_PBpolish2nd_filt_p, whole genome shotgun sequence genome encodes these proteins:
- the LOC103723332 gene encoding phosphatidylinositol-glycan biosynthesis class X protein-like isoform X2 produces the protein MDMQCQRKAQWLMIFGLFFLLILTSNWACHAAALSSDQVSNVGSGDGSIFGYLPCSQAYLASSYFDRRNSLLESDFHDFLAQEFGTGDLCRGLANDMNVLGLADLHRHLSGEGSHRHVVSTLTFVNQSDGMKWLDSHSCEAVIIERLPIGVFADPFELQHLVHRRAFLDAAVFGDSNLELPSALSNRSIVEIHMDIRNDLLENHETVIQLPLHARYPPLDSSGYARIEIGRPDLFIRCRPKQLQPESCSWTLKNLGAGYAKNVMWQVPCGNEAHTGIVSSITFATALTCVLLIVLSAIYFSGSNSIKCS, from the exons ATGGACATGCAATGCCAACGTAAGGCCCAATGGCTGATGATATTtggcctcttcttcctcttgatctTAACCAGCAATTGGGCATGTCATGCCGCTGCTTTGTCTTCTGACCAG GTGAGCAATGTGGGAAGCGGTGATGGGAGCATCTTTGGCTATTTGCCATGCTCTCAAGCTTACCTTGCCAGCTCTTATTTTGATCGCCGCAATAGCCTGCTTGAATCggattttcatgattttttagCTCAAGAATTCGGTACAGGTGACTTGTGTAGAGGGCTGGCTAATGATATGAATGTGCTTGGACTTGCAGACCTGCACCGACATCTGAGCGGTGAAGGTTCTCATCGACATGTGGTTTCCACCTTGACATTTGTTAACCAATCAGATGGTATGAAGTGGCTTGATTCTCACTCTTGTGAAGCAGTGATTATTGAAAGACTTCCAATTGGAGTCTTTGCAGATCCATTTGAGCTGCAACATCTTGTCCACCGTAGAG cCTTTCTTGATGCTGCCGTTTTTGGAGACTCGAATCTGGAATTACCCTCAGCTCTGTCCAACAGATCAATTGTTGAAATTCACATGGATATTAGGAATGACTTGTTGGAGAACCATGAAACTGTTATTCAGTTACCGTTGCATGCTAGATATCCG CCCCTTGACTCCAGTGGTTATGCAAGGATCGAAATAGGCCGACCAGACTTGTTCATACGCTGTAGACCAAAACAATTACAACCAGAGTCCTGTTCATGGACGCTTAAAAATCTGGGTGCTGGATATGCGAAAAATGTCATGTGGCAAGTACCCTGTGGAAATGAGGCACATACAGGAATTGTATCCAGCATTACTTTTGCTACAGCTCTAACGTGCGTTTTATTAATTGTTTTATCAGCTATTTATTTTTCTGGGAGCAATAGTATCAAATGCTCCTAA
- the LOC113463371 gene encoding putative disease resistance protein RGA4 isoform X1, with product MDMGMIGTRVGGWFASYVVNKLAEKVSLHLDDRYDLLTGAKAMAEDVKARLPRIRAVIQAAEGRPIRDAALAAWLRQLKDAAYEADDVLDELEFKELHDKLHGKSKVSDFVSHAVKLLKHFIMSDDDLKNLKNLAGNLEKIYLDINCMEEQLKDYTTKQRSVTRETSSIIQDIVVGRDKERDMILDVLLHLADEPESSIKCGTGSSSYPSLGVLPIVGIGGVGKTALAQLIYNDERVARHFELRKWVYVSDNFDVKRISKELAYDSVLARISDDSSLDGILGKVGDATRNKRFLFVLDDVWDETGSKWRELHGVLTSGAKGSMVLVTTQSPVVAEVMGTMDPIELKSLQEDDYWILFEHCAFGEKNLEEERKEKLQTIGRKISEKLHGLPLAGKVLGSLLNSKLDEDYWKMILESEWWEHEYVLDNILPSLALSYEHLNANLKQCFAYCSIFPRGYCLEKDRLVQIWMAQGFIQNKSRVTMRMEDIGGQIFDELTNRCFFLPTLTDKYVMHDLIRELAVYVSLDECLVISDEKGKIPETIRHLTLRTDKKMDAIMGTCRLQNLRSILFFGDYDSEKFCSFLDGMLKQSKSLRVLDLSYSQVKLKKLPDAISGLSHLRYLDVSCTKIKQLPKSFGRLCHLQVLRMRSCHLKRLPQDVNKLSNLRHLYGEADTISLITGIGDLINLQELEEFQVTKKRRHEIGELKGLRNLRRRLVIKNLENVNSKEEAMEAMLKDKEHLTALHLVKKLDARSLPDAEKEIFEGLQPHPSLKELRIKGYGGTRFPTWMVESKFLTNLEFISLDYCVRLESLPPLGQLPFLKELHLANMPAVKRIGREFYGDTGVAFPSLEALTFKDFKEWEEWLEADGAQFLPRLRIFYLQGCYKLRKVPLLFLSSSLVELRIGYWGDFGNALPGCLQSLTSLTDLHLVDYRAQVSLCLSNLSSLKHLELWDCPEMKLVGGGLQFLTTLERLELTRCPKLIESSEPVQLHEEQGLRTLNGLTIDDTVLLQNLWILLGSLPSLQRMHIRWCHGMTNFTGEQELWFQQLTSLQSLHITDCHSLESLPILANFPSIRKLYILTCPKVRALPGNGVSTSLEELHIGACPFLKDRCQRGGDDWPKIAHIPFIHIDSETIQMP from the coding sequence ATGGATATGGGGATGATCGGAACGAGGGTCGGAGGATGGTTTGCATCCTACGTCGTAAATAAACTGGCTGAGAAGGTTTCGCTGCATTTGGACGACCGATATGATCTGCTCACGGGTGCGAAGGCTATGGCGGAGGATGTGAAGGCCAGACTTCCTCGTATCCGAGCTGTGATCCAGGCAGCGGAGGGGAGGCCGATCAGGGACGCAGCGCTGGCCGCGTGGCTGAGGCAACTCAAAGATGCTGCCTACGAGGCTGACGATGTGCTGGATGAGCTTGAATTCAAGGAGCTTCATGACAAGCTGCACGGCAAGAGCAAGGTGAGCGACTTCGTATCCCACGCTGTTAAGCTTCTCAAGCATTTTATAATGTCCGACGATGACCTGAAAAACTTGAAGAATCTTGCGGGAAATCTTGAAAAGATTTATCTTGACATCAATTGTATGGAAGAACAATTAAAGGACTACACCACAAAGCAGAGAAGTGTGACCAGAGAGACCAGCTCGATTATCCAGGACATTGTGGTTGGGAGAGACAAAGAGAGAGACATGATATTAGATGTGTTGTTGCATTTAGCTGATGAACCGGAATCTAGCATCAAATGTGGGACTGGGAGTAGTAGCTACCCGAGTCTTGGTGTTCTTCCTATAGTAGGCATTGGGGGTGTTGGCAAGACTGCTCTGGCTCAACTTATTTATAATGATGAAAGAGTAGCAAGGCATTTTGAGCTGAGGAAGTGGGTCTATGTGTCTGACAATTTTGATGTCAAGCGGATTTCTAAAGAGCTGGCATATGACTCGGTGCTCGCCCGGATCTCGGACGATAGTAGTTTGGATGGCATTCTAGGGAAAGTTGGAGATGCTACGAGGAACAAAAGGTTTTTGTTTGTCCTTGATGATGTGTGGGATGAGACAGGTAGCAAGTGGAGAGAACTCCATGGTGTCTTGACATCTGGAGCGAAAGGAAGCATGGTTCTGGTGACAACACAGAGTCCAGTAGTAGCAGAAGTTATGGGCACCATGGACCCCATAGAATTGAAGAGCCTACAGGAAGATGACTACTGGATACTTTTTGAACATTGTGCGTTTGGTGAAAAAAATCTTGAGGAAGAGCGAAAGGAAAAATTGCAAACAATAGGAAGGAAAATATCTGAAAAACTTCATGGCTTACCTCTAGCTGGGAAGGTACTGGGAAGTTTATTGAACTCCAAACTGGATGAGGATTACTGGAAGATGATCTTAGAAAGTGAGTGGTGGGAACATGAATATGTTTTGGATAATATCCTTCCATCTCTGGCTTTGAGTTACGAACACTTGAATGCAAATCTAAAGCAATGCTTCGCTTACTGTTCCATATTTCCCAGGGGCTATTGTTTGGAAAAAGATCGGTTAGTCCAGATATGGATGGCTCAAGGTTTTATCCAGAACAAGAGTCGGGTAACAATGAGAATGGAAGACATCGGGGGTCAGATATTTGACGAATTAACTAACAGGTGCTTCTTTCTACCAACTCTGACTGACAAGTATGTGATGCATGATCTGATAAGAGAATTGGCAGTCTATGTTTCGTTGGATGAATGCTTGGTCATCAGcgatgagaaaggaaaaattccAGAGACAATTCGCCACCTGACTCTGAGGACTGATAAAAAAATGGATGCAATTATGGGCACGTGTAGACTTCAAAACCTACGGTCCATTTTATTCTTTGGTGATTAtgattctgaaaaattttgtagtTTTCTTGACGGCATGTTAAAACAATCAAAAAGCCTGCGTGTCTTGGATTTATCTTACAGCCAGGTAAAGCTGAAGAAGCTACCGGATGCTATCAGTGGGTTATCACATCTACGGTACTTAGATGTCTCCTGCACTAAGATCAAACAGCTGCCCAAATCATTTGGTAGGCTTTGCCATCTTCAAGTTCTGAGGATGCGATCCTGCCATCTTAAAAGGTTACCCCAAGACGTGAACAAATTAAGCAACTTGCGGCATTTATATGGAGAAGCGGACACAATTTCTCTAATTACTGGGATTGGAGATCTTATCAACCTTCAAGAATTAGAGGAATTCCAAGTCACAAAGAAGAGGCGACATGAGATTGGAGAGTTGAAGGGCTTGAGAAATCTTCGGAGACGGCTTGTGATCAAGAATCTTGAGAATGTCAATAGTAAGGAGGAGGCCATGGAGGCGATGTTGAAAGACAAAGAACACCTAACTGCATTGCATTTAGTCAAGAAATTAGATGCAAGAAGTCTTCCTGATGCGGAGAAGGAGATATTTGAAGGCCTCCAACCACATCCCAGTCTTAAAGAGCTGAGGATCAAGGGCTATGGAGGTACCAGATTTCCAACATGGATGGTGGAAAGCAAGTTTCTCACCAATCTAGAATTTATTTCTCTAGATTATTGTGTCAGGTTGGAGAGTCTGCCGCCACTAGGGCAGCTGCCTTTCCTCAAGGAACTTCATCTTGCCAACATGCCTGCCGTAAAACGAATTGGTCGTGAATTTTATGGTGACACTGGTGTGGCATTTCCATCCCTCGAGGCACTAACATTTAAGGACTTCAAGGAATGGGAGGAATGGTTGGAAGCAGATGGCGCACAATTTTTACCTCGCCTCCGTATATTCTACCTCCAAGGTTGCTACAAGCTAAGGAAAGTTCCCCTCCTCTTCCTGTCCTCATCGCTTGTAGAGCTCCGCATCGGATACTGGGGTGACTTTGGCAATGCACTGCCCGGATGTTTGCAGAGTCTCACCTCTCTCACCGATCTACATCTCGTGGATTACCGCGCCCAAGTATCTCTTTGTTTATCAAATTTGAGTTCTCTCAAACATTTGGAACTTTGGGATTGCCCGGAGATGAAGTTAGTTGGGGGGGGGTTACAGTTCCTTACTACACTTGAAAGACTAGAACTCACAAGATGTCCGAAGCTCATCGAGTCCTCAGAACCTGTGCAGCTCCACGAGGAGCAGGGACTGCGAACTCTTAATGGTCTCACCATAGACGACACGGTCCTACTTCAAAATCTGTGGATTCTGTTGGGAAGCCTCCCCTCACTGCAGCGGATGCATATACGTTGGTGTCATGGTATGACCAACTTTACAGGGGAACAGGAGCTATGGTTCCAGCAACTAACATCTCTTCAAAGTCTGCATATAACTGACTGCCATAGTCTTGAAAGCCTACCTATTTTGGCAAATTTTCCCTCTATCAGGAAGTTATATATACTCACCTGCCCTAAGGTTAGGGCACTGCCAGGGAATGGCGTGTCTACTTCGCTCGAAGAATTACACATCGGTGCATGCCCTTTTTTGAAGGACCGATGCCAAAGAGGAGGAGATGACTGGCCAAAGATTGCTCACATACCTTTCATACATATTGATTCTGAAACCATACAAATGCCGTGA
- the LOC103723332 gene encoding uncharacterized protein LOC103723332 isoform X5 — MDMQCQRKAQWLMIFGLFFLLILTSNWACHAAALSSDQVSNVGSGDGSIFGYLPCSQAYLASSYFDRRNSLLESDFHDFLAQEFGTGDLCRGLANDMNVLGLADLHRHLSGEGSHRHVVSTLTFVNQSDAFLDAAVFGDSNLELPSALSNRSIVEIHMDIRNDLLENHETVIQLPLHARYPPLDSSGYARIEIGRPDLFIRCRPKQLQPESCSWTLKNLGAGYAKNVMWQVPCGNEAHTGIVSSITFATALTMVVLSQDDLMKQHGCLLDRKTEPNGFIRNC, encoded by the exons ATGGACATGCAATGCCAACGTAAGGCCCAATGGCTGATGATATTtggcctcttcttcctcttgatctTAACCAGCAATTGGGCATGTCATGCCGCTGCTTTGTCTTCTGACCAG GTGAGCAATGTGGGAAGCGGTGATGGGAGCATCTTTGGCTATTTGCCATGCTCTCAAGCTTACCTTGCCAGCTCTTATTTTGATCGCCGCAATAGCCTGCTTGAATCggattttcatgattttttagCTCAAGAATTCGGTACAGGTGACTTGTGTAGAGGGCTGGCTAATGATATGAATGTGCTTGGACTTGCAGACCTGCACCGACATCTGAGCGGTGAAGGTTCTCATCGACATGTGGTTTCCACCTTGACATTTGTTAACCAATCAGATG cCTTTCTTGATGCTGCCGTTTTTGGAGACTCGAATCTGGAATTACCCTCAGCTCTGTCCAACAGATCAATTGTTGAAATTCACATGGATATTAGGAATGACTTGTTGGAGAACCATGAAACTGTTATTCAGTTACCGTTGCATGCTAGATATCCG CCCCTTGACTCCAGTGGTTATGCAAGGATCGAAATAGGCCGACCAGACTTGTTCATACGCTGTAGACCAAAACAATTACAACCAGAGTCCTGTTCATGGACGCTTAAAAATCTGGGTGCTGGATATGCGAAAAATGTCATGTGGCAAGTACCCTGTGGAAATGAGGCACATACAGGAATTGTATCCAGCATTACTTTTGCTACAGCTCTAAC GATGGTTGTTCTATCGCAGGACGACTTGATGAAACAACATGGATGCTTGCTTGACAGGAAAACAGAGCCCAACGGATTTATACGGAACTGCTAA
- the LOC103723332 gene encoding phosphatidylinositol-glycan biosynthesis class X protein-like isoform X1 translates to MDMQCQRKAQWLMIFGLFFLLILTSNWACHAAALSSDQVSNVGSGDGSIFGYLPCSQAYLASSYFDRRNSLLESDFHDFLAQEFGTGDLCRGLANDMNVLGLADLHRHLSGEGSHRHVVSTLTFVNQSDGMKWLDSHSCEAVIIERLPIGVFADPFELQHLVHRRAFLDAAVFGDSNLELPSALSNRSIVEIHMDIRNDLLENHETVIQLPLHARYPPLDSSGYARIEIGRPDLFIRCRPKQLQPESCSWTLKNLGAGYAKNVMWQVPCGNEAHTGIVSSITFATALTMVVLSQDDLMKQHGCLLDRKTEPNGFIRNC, encoded by the exons ATGGACATGCAATGCCAACGTAAGGCCCAATGGCTGATGATATTtggcctcttcttcctcttgatctTAACCAGCAATTGGGCATGTCATGCCGCTGCTTTGTCTTCTGACCAG GTGAGCAATGTGGGAAGCGGTGATGGGAGCATCTTTGGCTATTTGCCATGCTCTCAAGCTTACCTTGCCAGCTCTTATTTTGATCGCCGCAATAGCCTGCTTGAATCggattttcatgattttttagCTCAAGAATTCGGTACAGGTGACTTGTGTAGAGGGCTGGCTAATGATATGAATGTGCTTGGACTTGCAGACCTGCACCGACATCTGAGCGGTGAAGGTTCTCATCGACATGTGGTTTCCACCTTGACATTTGTTAACCAATCAGATGGTATGAAGTGGCTTGATTCTCACTCTTGTGAAGCAGTGATTATTGAAAGACTTCCAATTGGAGTCTTTGCAGATCCATTTGAGCTGCAACATCTTGTCCACCGTAGAG cCTTTCTTGATGCTGCCGTTTTTGGAGACTCGAATCTGGAATTACCCTCAGCTCTGTCCAACAGATCAATTGTTGAAATTCACATGGATATTAGGAATGACTTGTTGGAGAACCATGAAACTGTTATTCAGTTACCGTTGCATGCTAGATATCCG CCCCTTGACTCCAGTGGTTATGCAAGGATCGAAATAGGCCGACCAGACTTGTTCATACGCTGTAGACCAAAACAATTACAACCAGAGTCCTGTTCATGGACGCTTAAAAATCTGGGTGCTGGATATGCGAAAAATGTCATGTGGCAAGTACCCTGTGGAAATGAGGCACATACAGGAATTGTATCCAGCATTACTTTTGCTACAGCTCTAAC GATGGTTGTTCTATCGCAGGACGACTTGATGAAACAACATGGATGCTTGCTTGACAGGAAAACAGAGCCCAACGGATTTATACGGAACTGCTAA
- the LOC103723332 gene encoding phosphatidylinositol-glycan biosynthesis class X protein-like isoform X4 codes for MDMQCQRKAQWLMIFGLFFLLILTSNWACHAAALSSDQVSNVGSGDGSIFGYLPCSQAYLASSYFDRRNSLLESDFHDFLAQEFGTGDLCRGLANDMNVLGLADLHRHLSGEGSHRHVVSTLTFVNQSDGMKWLDSHSCEAVIIERLPIGVFADPFELQHLVHRRAFLDAAVFGDSNLELPSALSNRSIVEIHMDIRNDLLENHETVIQLPLHARYPPLDSSGYARIEIGRPDLFIRCRPKQLQPESCSWTLKNLGAGYAKNVMWQVPCGNEAHTGIVSSITFATALT; via the exons ATGGACATGCAATGCCAACGTAAGGCCCAATGGCTGATGATATTtggcctcttcttcctcttgatctTAACCAGCAATTGGGCATGTCATGCCGCTGCTTTGTCTTCTGACCAG GTGAGCAATGTGGGAAGCGGTGATGGGAGCATCTTTGGCTATTTGCCATGCTCTCAAGCTTACCTTGCCAGCTCTTATTTTGATCGCCGCAATAGCCTGCTTGAATCggattttcatgattttttagCTCAAGAATTCGGTACAGGTGACTTGTGTAGAGGGCTGGCTAATGATATGAATGTGCTTGGACTTGCAGACCTGCACCGACATCTGAGCGGTGAAGGTTCTCATCGACATGTGGTTTCCACCTTGACATTTGTTAACCAATCAGATGGTATGAAGTGGCTTGATTCTCACTCTTGTGAAGCAGTGATTATTGAAAGACTTCCAATTGGAGTCTTTGCAGATCCATTTGAGCTGCAACATCTTGTCCACCGTAGAG cCTTTCTTGATGCTGCCGTTTTTGGAGACTCGAATCTGGAATTACCCTCAGCTCTGTCCAACAGATCAATTGTTGAAATTCACATGGATATTAGGAATGACTTGTTGGAGAACCATGAAACTGTTATTCAGTTACCGTTGCATGCTAGATATCCG CCCCTTGACTCCAGTGGTTATGCAAGGATCGAAATAGGCCGACCAGACTTGTTCATACGCTGTAGACCAAAACAATTACAACCAGAGTCCTGTTCATGGACGCTTAAAAATCTGGGTGCTGGATATGCGAAAAATGTCATGTGGCAAGTACCCTGTGGAAATGAGGCACATACAGGAATTGTATCCAGCATTACTTTTGCTACAGCTCTAAC GTGA
- the LOC113463371 gene encoding putative disease resistance protein RGA4 isoform X2 — translation MDMGMIGTRVGGWFASYVVNKLAEKVSLHLDDRYDLLTGAKAMAEDVKARLPRIRAVIQAAEGRPIRDAALAAWLRQLKDAAYEADDVLDELEFKELHDKLHGKSKVSDFVSHAVKLLKHFIMSDDDLKNLKNLAGNLEKIYLDINCMEEQLKDYTTKQRSVTRETSSIIQDIVVGRDKERDMILDVLLHLADEPESSIKCGTGSSSYPSLGVLPIVGIGGVGKTALAQLIYNDERVARHFELRKWVYVSDNFDVKRISKELAYDSVLARISDDSSLDGILGKVGDATRNKRFLFVLDDVWDETGSKWRELHGVLTSGAKGSMVLVTTQSPVVAEVMGTMDPIELKSLQEDDYWILFEHCAFGEKNLEEERKEKLQTIGRKISEKLHGLPLAGKVLGSLLNSKLDEDYWKMILESEWWEHEYVLDNILPSLALSYEHLNANLKQCFAYCSIFPRGYCLEKDRLVQIWMAQGFIQNKSRVTMRMEDIGGQIFDELTNRCFFLPTLTDKYVMHDLIRELAVYVSLDECLVISDEKGKIPETIRHLTLRTDKKMDAIMGTCRLQNLRSILFFGDYDSEKFCSFLDGMLKQSKSLRVLDLSYSQVKLKKLPDAISGLSHLRYLDVSCTKIKQLPKSFGRLCHLQVLRMRSCHLKRLPQDVNKLSNLRHLYGEADTISLITGIGDLINLQELEEFQVTKKRRHEIGELKGLRNLRRRLVIKNLENVNSKEEAMEAMLKDKEHLTALHLVKKLDARSLPDAEKEIFEGLQPHPSLKELRIKGYGGWRVCRH, via the exons ATGGATATGGGGATGATCGGAACGAGGGTCGGAGGATGGTTTGCATCCTACGTCGTAAATAAACTGGCTGAGAAGGTTTCGCTGCATTTGGACGACCGATATGATCTGCTCACGGGTGCGAAGGCTATGGCGGAGGATGTGAAGGCCAGACTTCCTCGTATCCGAGCTGTGATCCAGGCAGCGGAGGGGAGGCCGATCAGGGACGCAGCGCTGGCCGCGTGGCTGAGGCAACTCAAAGATGCTGCCTACGAGGCTGACGATGTGCTGGATGAGCTTGAATTCAAGGAGCTTCATGACAAGCTGCACGGCAAGAGCAAGGTGAGCGACTTCGTATCCCACGCTGTTAAGCTTCTCAAGCATTTTATAATGTCCGACGATGACCTGAAAAACTTGAAGAATCTTGCGGGAAATCTTGAAAAGATTTATCTTGACATCAATTGTATGGAAGAACAATTAAAGGACTACACCACAAAGCAGAGAAGTGTGACCAGAGAGACCAGCTCGATTATCCAGGACATTGTGGTTGGGAGAGACAAAGAGAGAGACATGATATTAGATGTGTTGTTGCATTTAGCTGATGAACCGGAATCTAGCATCAAATGTGGGACTGGGAGTAGTAGCTACCCGAGTCTTGGTGTTCTTCCTATAGTAGGCATTGGGGGTGTTGGCAAGACTGCTCTGGCTCAACTTATTTATAATGATGAAAGAGTAGCAAGGCATTTTGAGCTGAGGAAGTGGGTCTATGTGTCTGACAATTTTGATGTCAAGCGGATTTCTAAAGAGCTGGCATATGACTCGGTGCTCGCCCGGATCTCGGACGATAGTAGTTTGGATGGCATTCTAGGGAAAGTTGGAGATGCTACGAGGAACAAAAGGTTTTTGTTTGTCCTTGATGATGTGTGGGATGAGACAGGTAGCAAGTGGAGAGAACTCCATGGTGTCTTGACATCTGGAGCGAAAGGAAGCATGGTTCTGGTGACAACACAGAGTCCAGTAGTAGCAGAAGTTATGGGCACCATGGACCCCATAGAATTGAAGAGCCTACAGGAAGATGACTACTGGATACTTTTTGAACATTGTGCGTTTGGTGAAAAAAATCTTGAGGAAGAGCGAAAGGAAAAATTGCAAACAATAGGAAGGAAAATATCTGAAAAACTTCATGGCTTACCTCTAGCTGGGAAGGTACTGGGAAGTTTATTGAACTCCAAACTGGATGAGGATTACTGGAAGATGATCTTAGAAAGTGAGTGGTGGGAACATGAATATGTTTTGGATAATATCCTTCCATCTCTGGCTTTGAGTTACGAACACTTGAATGCAAATCTAAAGCAATGCTTCGCTTACTGTTCCATATTTCCCAGGGGCTATTGTTTGGAAAAAGATCGGTTAGTCCAGATATGGATGGCTCAAGGTTTTATCCAGAACAAGAGTCGGGTAACAATGAGAATGGAAGACATCGGGGGTCAGATATTTGACGAATTAACTAACAGGTGCTTCTTTCTACCAACTCTGACTGACAAGTATGTGATGCATGATCTGATAAGAGAATTGGCAGTCTATGTTTCGTTGGATGAATGCTTGGTCATCAGcgatgagaaaggaaaaattccAGAGACAATTCGCCACCTGACTCTGAGGACTGATAAAAAAATGGATGCAATTATGGGCACGTGTAGACTTCAAAACCTACGGTCCATTTTATTCTTTGGTGATTAtgattctgaaaaattttgtagtTTTCTTGACGGCATGTTAAAACAATCAAAAAGCCTGCGTGTCTTGGATTTATCTTACAGCCAGGTAAAGCTGAAGAAGCTACCGGATGCTATCAGTGGGTTATCACATCTACGGTACTTAGATGTCTCCTGCACTAAGATCAAACAGCTGCCCAAATCATTTGGTAGGCTTTGCCATCTTCAAGTTCTGAGGATGCGATCCTGCCATCTTAAAAGGTTACCCCAAGACGTGAACAAATTAAGCAACTTGCGGCATTTATATGGAGAAGCGGACACAATTTCTCTAATTACTGGGATTGGAGATCTTATCAACCTTCAAGAATTAGAGGAATTCCAAGTCACAAAGAAGAGGCGACATGAGATTGGAGAGTTGAAGGGCTTGAGAAATCTTCGGAGACGGCTTGTGATCAAGAATCTTGAGAATGTCAATAGTAAGGAGGAGGCCATGGAGGCGATGTTGAAAGACAAAGAACACCTAACTGCATTGCATTTAGTCAAGAAATTAGATGCAAGAAGTCTTCCTGATGCGGAGAAGGAGATATTTGAAGGCCTCCAACCACATCCCAGTCTTAAAGAGCTGAGGATCAAGGGCTATGGAG GTTGGAGAGTCTGCCGCCACTAG
- the LOC103723332 gene encoding uncharacterized protein LOC103723332 isoform X6, with the protein MDMQCQRKAQWLMIFGLFFLLILTSNWACHAAALSSDQVSNVGSGDGSIFGYLPCSQAYLASSYFDRRNSLLESDFHDFLAQEFGTGDLCRGLANDMNVLGLADLHRHLSGEGSHRHVVSTLTFVNQSDGMKWLDSHSCEAVIIERLPIGVFADPFELQHLVHRRAFLDAAVFGDSNLELPSALSNRSIVEIHMDIRNDLLENHETVIQLPLHARYPVKPAFEIHAGNSSLSGPA; encoded by the exons ATGGACATGCAATGCCAACGTAAGGCCCAATGGCTGATGATATTtggcctcttcttcctcttgatctTAACCAGCAATTGGGCATGTCATGCCGCTGCTTTGTCTTCTGACCAG GTGAGCAATGTGGGAAGCGGTGATGGGAGCATCTTTGGCTATTTGCCATGCTCTCAAGCTTACCTTGCCAGCTCTTATTTTGATCGCCGCAATAGCCTGCTTGAATCggattttcatgattttttagCTCAAGAATTCGGTACAGGTGACTTGTGTAGAGGGCTGGCTAATGATATGAATGTGCTTGGACTTGCAGACCTGCACCGACATCTGAGCGGTGAAGGTTCTCATCGACATGTGGTTTCCACCTTGACATTTGTTAACCAATCAGATGGTATGAAGTGGCTTGATTCTCACTCTTGTGAAGCAGTGATTATTGAAAGACTTCCAATTGGAGTCTTTGCAGATCCATTTGAGCTGCAACATCTTGTCCACCGTAGAG cCTTTCTTGATGCTGCCGTTTTTGGAGACTCGAATCTGGAATTACCCTCAGCTCTGTCCAACAGATCAATTGTTGAAATTCACATGGATATTAGGAATGACTTGTTGGAGAACCATGAAACTGTTATTCAGTTACCGTTGCATGCTAGATATCCG GTGAAGCCTGCATTTGAAATACATGCAGGTAACTCATCTTTGTCTGGGCCTGCATAA